A single region of the Streptomyces sp. NBC_01803 genome encodes:
- a CDS encoding maltokinase N-terminal cap-like domain-containing protein — translation MTDSSSPQTAPVRPSLTTAPQGSAMLRSLTGLLTRWLPRQRWFAGKGRPLSGLTVVSATELLPCGSGGPTPGLLHLLLRARQGPASGDCYQLLLGVRPALPPSLASALVGRPAEGPLRGSVVYEALHDPRLAGLLLERLRAPGTLGSLHFGRAPGVSIPSGLPARLLSSEQSNSSVVYGDMYILKLFRRVSPGVNPDLELPLALAKAGSTRVPAPAAWFEAVWPGGMTEPLTLGVLAPYLTGSTDGWVLALSSLSRRADFTSSAHALGRATAEVHTALAAALPTSVLRRPQLEQAATAMTERLAEAASAVPALRPYRAGLRTAFEALGDYARRGGTCAVQRLHGDLHLGQVLRSPDPEGRGCHWSVIDFEGEPARPLSDRRRLGPPVRDIAGMLRSFDYAASQHPASGPWVDAWYRANRTAYCRGYAEASGHDPLEQPELLRAHETDKAVYEVLYEARHRPAWLHVPMAAIRRLAAPPDH, via the coding sequence ATGACGGACAGCTCCTCGCCCCAGACGGCTCCGGTCCGGCCCTCACTCACCACCGCCCCGCAGGGCAGCGCCATGCTCCGCTCCCTCACGGGCCTGCTCACCCGCTGGCTGCCCAGGCAGCGGTGGTTCGCCGGCAAGGGTCGCCCGCTCAGCGGACTCACCGTGGTCTCCGCCACCGAGCTGCTCCCCTGCGGCTCCGGCGGCCCGACCCCGGGCCTGCTGCACCTCCTCCTCCGCGCCCGCCAGGGCCCGGCGTCCGGCGACTGCTATCAGCTGCTGCTCGGGGTCCGCCCGGCCCTGCCGCCCTCGCTCGCCTCCGCGCTCGTCGGCCGCCCGGCGGAGGGCCCGCTGCGCGGCAGCGTGGTCTACGAGGCGCTGCACGATCCGCGGCTCGCGGGCCTGCTGCTGGAGCGGCTGCGCGCCCCCGGCACCCTGGGCTCGCTGCACTTCGGCCGCGCCCCCGGCGTGAGCATCCCGTCCGGACTGCCCGCCCGGTTGCTCTCCAGCGAGCAGAGCAACTCGTCGGTGGTCTACGGCGACATGTACATCCTCAAGCTCTTCCGCCGCGTCAGCCCCGGCGTCAACCCGGACCTGGAGCTGCCGCTCGCCCTCGCCAAGGCCGGGTCCACCCGGGTCCCGGCGCCGGCCGCCTGGTTCGAGGCGGTCTGGCCGGGCGGCATGACCGAGCCGCTGACCCTCGGGGTGCTCGCCCCCTATCTCACGGGCTCCACGGACGGCTGGGTGCTCGCGCTGAGCTCCCTCAGCCGCCGCGCCGACTTCACCTCCTCCGCGCACGCGCTGGGCCGGGCCACCGCCGAGGTGCACACCGCGCTCGCCGCCGCCCTGCCCACCTCCGTGCTGCGCCGCCCGCAGCTGGAGCAGGCCGCCACCGCCATGACCGAGCGGCTCGCCGAGGCCGCCTCCGCCGTGCCCGCGCTGCGCCCGTACCGCGCGGGGCTGCGGACCGCGTTCGAGGCGCTGGGCGACTACGCGCGGCGCGGCGGCACCTGCGCCGTGCAGCGACTGCACGGCGACCTCCACCTCGGCCAGGTGCTGCGCAGTCCCGATCCGGAGGGCCGGGGCTGCCACTGGTCGGTGATCGACTTCGAGGGCGAGCCGGCCCGGCCACTCAGCGACCGCCGCCGCCTCGGGCCGCCCGTGCGCGACATCGCCGGGATGCTGCGTTCGTTCGACTACGCCGCGAGCCAGCACCCGGCCAGCGGGCCGTGGGTCGACGCCTGGTACCGCGCGAACCGGACGGCGTACTGCCGGGGGTACGCGGAGGCGTCGGGCCACGACCCGCTGGAGCAGCCGGAGCTGCTGCGGGCGCACGAGACGGACAAGGCCGTGTACGAAGTGCTGTACGAGGCCCGGCACCGTCCCGCGTGGCTGCACGTCCCGATGGCGGCGATCCGCCGCCTCGCCGCGCCCCCGGATCACTGA